The Streptomyces sp. Je 1-332 genome has a window encoding:
- a CDS encoding helix-turn-helix transcriptional regulator: MTSPSSSVQEARRALGQRLREIRNDAGLTKRALAALLGWHESKCSRFESGTRAPSEADLRGWASACGAADTAEDLVSTARGIDGMYVDWRKMERSGLKQAQESVLPLWERTERFRIYSHALVPGPVQTASYINALLTSIQSRRGLINDVPEAVKVRVDKQEIVYGSHRFAILLEESALRKRIGGTEVLAGQLGYLLSAAALPSVSIGIIPEDADRSALWPCEGFFLFDDHTVQVELVSAHLTITQKHEIALYAQTFTDLAELAVYGVKARELITAAIASLR, translated from the coding sequence ATGACCTCGCCATCTTCGAGTGTCCAGGAAGCGCGTAGGGCCCTCGGCCAACGCCTGCGCGAGATCCGGAATGACGCCGGACTCACCAAGCGGGCGTTGGCCGCTCTCCTGGGCTGGCACGAGTCAAAATGCTCACGCTTCGAGAGCGGCACGCGCGCCCCCTCCGAGGCCGACCTCCGAGGCTGGGCTTCGGCCTGCGGTGCAGCCGACACTGCCGAGGATCTTGTCTCCACTGCCCGCGGAATCGACGGCATGTACGTCGATTGGCGCAAGATGGAGCGCTCCGGCCTCAAGCAGGCGCAGGAGTCCGTGCTGCCCCTGTGGGAACGCACCGAGCGCTTCCGGATCTACTCACACGCGCTGGTCCCGGGCCCCGTACAAACCGCCTCGTACATCAACGCTCTGCTGACCTCCATCCAAAGCCGACGCGGGCTCATCAACGATGTTCCGGAGGCCGTGAAAGTTCGGGTCGACAAGCAGGAGATCGTGTACGGCAGCCATCGATTCGCGATCCTCCTGGAAGAGTCGGCACTTCGGAAGCGCATCGGTGGAACCGAGGTATTGGCCGGTCAACTCGGCTACCTGCTGAGCGCTGCCGCTCTGCCTTCGGTAAGTATCGGCATCATCCCCGAAGACGCCGACCGCTCTGCCCTGTGGCCGTGCGAAGGCTTCTTCCTCTTCGACGACCACACCGTCCAGGTGGAACTCGTATCGGCTCATCTCACCATTACGCAGAAGCATGAAATCGCTCTGTACGCCCAGACGTTCACCGACCTGGCTGAGCTGGCTGTGTACGGAGTCAAGGCGCGCGAGCTGATTACGGCGGCCATCGCATCGCTCAGGTGA
- a CDS encoding DUF6879 family protein, giving the protein MTTVPTFEDLFRGCQRTAVHLEMRDAYMKSDPAFIDWSAGKSLDPVERWADWHTLVTAATSRGVEVRRARIASTPISEYIRFEYEVTDGLNIAAGEEVRWLSRRAATDIALPGNDFWLFDSQLVLVNHFDGEGENLELELSESPDLAKFCEAAFEAVWQHATPHAEFRPL; this is encoded by the coding sequence GTGACGACGGTCCCGACGTTTGAGGATCTGTTCCGCGGTTGCCAGAGGACGGCTGTTCATCTGGAGATGCGCGACGCCTACATGAAGTCGGACCCGGCGTTCATCGACTGGAGCGCCGGCAAGTCACTCGATCCTGTCGAGCGCTGGGCCGATTGGCACACACTGGTCACGGCCGCGACATCGCGAGGTGTCGAGGTCCGCCGGGCACGAATCGCCTCCACGCCCATCAGCGAGTACATCCGCTTCGAGTACGAGGTGACTGACGGGCTCAACATCGCTGCCGGTGAGGAGGTTCGATGGCTGTCCCGCCGCGCCGCCACCGACATTGCTCTGCCTGGTAACGACTTCTGGCTGTTCGACTCCCAGCTCGTCCTCGTCAACCATTTCGACGGCGAGGGTGAGAACTTGGAGCTGGAGCTAAGTGAATCCCCGGACTTGGCGAAGTTCTGCGAAGCAGCCTTCGAGGCCGTCTGGCAACACGCGACGCCGCATGCCGAGTTCCGGCCGCTCTGA
- a CDS encoding mobilization protein, which translates to MIPKIILSSGPKAARRTIGYLFGKGRANEHIDPHLVASWNGFAPDPGRSPHRDPKDAMAQLVAQLDQPVKMLGDKAPKDTVWHCPVRAAPEDPILTDAQWANIARRIVAAAGIAPDGDEDACRWVAVRHAEDHIHIAATLVRQDGRRPERGYDQRAVQREARQIEVDYGLRRLKPGDGTGAKRPTSKEHFKAKRLGQDAATRDVLRLRVRRAVAAASDEAEFFALLEATGVTVRFKLGPSGEALGCNFALPGDTNDKGEPVFYAGSTLAPDLSLPKIRKSLATTSPEPVAVRPGDPWHQATAATDRIPHHLTHSDDQTAQGQLVALGVTLDLLPINAPAAVKGQLEQAAAAFERATRSRIAADLDSTRVLRRSVRAIWRDRPSDSDGAGIAMLLDTVLTAVAFAMHWHRTHQHAQQEAAAEQALIHLQVAYAQVVEPVLAGLAQRAPSPQMKRRFAHHLQQAVPEHAERVLNDPAWEALTTVLAEAEAAGHSATTVLDHALGQRTLDDAHSPARTLTWRIRRLGERHASGPRAQAARFRSTTQRPTAPAPASTPTPAPQPPPARRR; encoded by the coding sequence GTGATACCCAAGATCATCCTCAGCTCGGGCCCAAAGGCCGCACGTCGCACGATCGGCTATCTCTTCGGCAAGGGCCGCGCCAACGAACACATCGACCCGCACCTCGTGGCCTCCTGGAACGGCTTCGCCCCCGACCCCGGCCGCAGCCCTCACCGCGATCCGAAGGACGCGATGGCCCAGCTCGTCGCGCAACTCGACCAGCCCGTGAAGATGCTGGGCGACAAGGCACCCAAGGACACCGTGTGGCACTGTCCCGTCCGTGCCGCGCCCGAGGACCCGATCCTCACCGACGCCCAGTGGGCGAACATCGCCCGCCGCATCGTGGCCGCCGCCGGCATCGCTCCCGACGGGGACGAGGACGCTTGCCGCTGGGTGGCTGTCCGACACGCCGAGGACCACATCCACATCGCCGCCACCCTCGTGCGCCAGGACGGCCGCCGCCCCGAGCGCGGCTACGACCAGCGGGCCGTCCAGCGCGAGGCCCGCCAGATCGAAGTCGACTACGGGCTGCGGCGGTTGAAGCCGGGCGACGGCACCGGTGCCAAGCGGCCCACCAGCAAAGAGCACTTCAAGGCCAAGCGTCTGGGTCAGGACGCAGCAACCCGCGATGTCCTGCGTCTGCGGGTCCGTCGCGCCGTCGCCGCCGCGTCCGACGAGGCCGAGTTCTTCGCCCTGCTGGAAGCCACGGGCGTGACCGTGCGCTTCAAGCTCGGCCCTTCCGGCGAGGCTCTCGGCTGCAATTTCGCCCTGCCCGGAGACACCAACGACAAGGGCGAGCCGGTGTTCTACGCGGGCTCCACGCTCGCGCCCGACCTGTCTCTGCCCAAGATCCGCAAGAGCCTCGCCACCACTAGTCCCGAACCTGTCGCCGTCCGGCCGGGTGATCCGTGGCACCAGGCCACCGCCGCCACCGACCGCATCCCCCACCACCTCACCCACAGCGACGACCAGACCGCCCAAGGCCAACTGGTCGCACTCGGCGTGACGCTGGACCTGCTGCCGATCAACGCACCTGCCGCGGTGAAGGGCCAACTCGAACAGGCCGCCGCCGCTTTCGAGCGCGCCACTCGCTCCCGCATCGCAGCCGACCTCGACAGCACCCGCGTCCTGCGCCGCAGCGTCCGAGCCATCTGGCGCGACCGGCCCTCGGACAGCGACGGAGCCGGAATCGCGATGCTCCTGGACACCGTGCTCACCGCCGTGGCCTTCGCGATGCACTGGCACCGCACCCACCAGCACGCCCAACAGGAAGCGGCAGCCGAACAGGCCCTCATCCATCTACAGGTTGCGTACGCACAGGTCGTCGAGCCGGTCCTGGCCGGCCTCGCGCAACGCGCCCCGAGCCCCCAGATGAAGCGCCGCTTCGCCCACCACCTACAGCAGGCGGTGCCGGAGCACGCCGAGCGCGTCCTCAACGACCCCGCCTGGGAAGCACTCACCACCGTGCTCGCCGAAGCGGAGGCAGCCGGGCACAGCGCAACCACCGTCCTCGACCATGCACTCGGCCAGCGCACCTTGGACGACGCCCACAGCCCCGCCCGCACGCTGACCTGGCGCATCCGCCGCCTCGGCGAACGCCACGCGTCTGGTCCCCGAGCACAGGCAGCAAGGTTCCGCAGCACCACACAACGCCCCACCGCCCCCGCGCCCGCTTCGACACCTACTCCGGCGCCGCAGCCGCCGCCCGCACGGCGACGCTGA
- the mobC gene encoding plasmid mobilization relaxosome protein MobC, producing the protein MGASNQPLTTTSRKPVHRRRLRDKQLRENRVHPRYNDDEFTLVKNAAALSHMALGGYVAECSLAAARAEDPTASVADYRAMIKALMAANGKLGQIGNNLNQLAWRLHKDGAWPRPAAVQQLLDRVEASVDELDTAIAQVTEGR; encoded by the coding sequence ATGGGGGCCAGCAACCAGCCGTTGACCACCACGTCGCGCAAGCCCGTGCATCGCCGCCGCCTGCGTGACAAACAGCTGCGTGAGAACCGCGTCCACCCCCGCTACAACGACGACGAGTTCACCCTCGTAAAGAACGCAGCCGCTCTGAGCCACATGGCGCTCGGTGGCTATGTGGCCGAGTGCTCGCTCGCCGCCGCCCGCGCCGAGGATCCCACCGCGTCGGTCGCCGACTACCGCGCCATGATCAAGGCGCTCATGGCCGCCAACGGGAAGCTCGGCCAGATTGGCAACAACCTCAATCAGCTCGCCTGGCGCCTCCACAAGGACGGCGCCTGGCCCCGCCCCGCCGCCGTCCAACAGCTCCTCGACCGCGTCGAGGCGTCCGTCGACGAGCTGGACACCGCCATCGCCCAGGTAACTGAGGGGCGGTGA
- a CDS encoding DUF2637 domain-containing protein — translation MNRKGRFALVIGLVAVVLMAFRVSWNALSDVARAIGADSTAALLYPIVVDGLMALALIATLVLTGPGRKFALRVLAAYAIASLLLNYVHGLIPALHTTSIQQGRLTDWDPANWALVLLATSLPVGSIYFGSDLVAKVLHHTPESADPAEAASAQSAGQQANEQAARSASDQAESAPEQLTESTPLNVAEAPVTRPTETAESAPAPAARPVRSAAVAQSTGAAPRRATGRLPAAKSTTARTRTDAEVLDEARLRTAGWSEDELTAERLRNELRIGQKRARVLRNQLQAERTGKPEPIASNGLAAEPLDGLNEAASQQDEPIAPGDAA, via the coding sequence GTGAACCGCAAAGGGCGCTTCGCCCTCGTCATCGGCCTGGTGGCCGTCGTCCTCATGGCCTTCCGCGTCTCGTGGAACGCGCTGTCCGACGTGGCCCGCGCCATCGGCGCAGACTCCACCGCCGCTCTGCTCTATCCGATCGTGGTGGACGGGCTGATGGCCCTCGCGCTCATCGCCACGCTCGTGCTGACCGGTCCCGGCCGGAAGTTCGCGCTGCGGGTCCTGGCGGCCTACGCGATCGCCAGCCTCCTGCTGAACTACGTGCACGGCCTCATTCCAGCCCTGCACACCACGTCGATCCAGCAGGGCCGACTGACCGACTGGGACCCCGCGAACTGGGCCCTCGTGCTGCTGGCGACCTCGCTCCCGGTCGGGTCGATCTACTTCGGATCGGACCTCGTGGCGAAGGTGCTGCACCACACCCCCGAGTCGGCCGACCCGGCCGAAGCGGCCTCCGCCCAGTCGGCTGGTCAGCAAGCCAACGAGCAGGCTGCCCGGTCGGCATCTGACCAGGCCGAATCTGCCCCCGAGCAGTTGACCGAGTCGACCCCTCTGAACGTCGCCGAGGCGCCCGTGACGAGGCCGACCGAGACCGCCGAGTCGGCCCCCGCCCCCGCTGCCCGACCGGTCCGGTCGGCCGCTGTAGCGCAGTCGACCGGAGCCGCCCCGCGTCGGGCGACCGGTCGGCTCCCCGCCGCCAAGTCGACCACCGCCCGCACCCGCACCGACGCCGAAGTCCTCGACGAGGCCCGACTCCGGACCGCCGGCTGGAGCGAAGACGAGCTGACCGCCGAGCGTCTGCGCAACGAACTACGGATCGGCCAGAAGCGAGCCCGCGTCCTGCGTAACCAGCTGCAGGCCGAGCGCACCGGCAAGCCCGAGCCCATCGCGTCCAACGGCCTCGCGGCCGAGCCTCTCGACGGACTCAACGAAGCCGCCTCCCAGCAGGACGAACCCATCGCGCCTGGCGACGCCGCCTGA